In Rosa chinensis cultivar Old Blush chromosome 1, RchiOBHm-V2, whole genome shotgun sequence, a genomic segment contains:
- the LOC112180826 gene encoding ankyrin repeat domain-containing protein, chloroplastic: MLEEEKLMLHRQKPDMASATSSKWLPLHTLAVSGEYYIMHALSKHEADINAADKDDWTVLDKAIIGKNQAITDYLLRDSANPFVRDKGVGSLCMFIY, from the exons ATGCTGG aa GAGGAAAAGCTGATGCTGCATAGGCAAAAACCTGATATGGCTTCTGCCACCTCT AGTAAATGGTTGCCCCTTCACACTCTTGCCGTATCAGGAGAATATTACATTATGCACGCTTTATCAAAACATGAAGCTGATATTAATGCTGCGGATAAG gatgattgGACTGTTCTTGACAAGGCAATTATCGGTAAAAACCAGGCCATTACAGACTATCTTCTCAGAGATTCGGCTAATCCATTTGTTCGTGATAAAGGGGTTGGAAGTTTAtgtatgtttatatattga